The DNA sequence AATTTTAAGAGATTATCAAAATCAAGCAGTTATTAACTGGATGAAAAATCAAGGGAGAGGTACATTAAAAATGGCAACAGGTAGCGGAAAAACTATTACAGCCTTAGCCATTGCTACAGAATTATATCAACATATAAACCTAGAAGTATTACTCGTTATTTGTCCTTATCGTCACCTAGTTTTACAGTGGGAAAAAGAAGCTAAGAAGTTTAATTTATCTCCTCTATTAGCCTTTCAAAGTGTTTATAATTGGCAAAGTGACTTATCGCAACAACTCTATCAAATTCACCAAAAAAAACAAAATTTCTTGACTATAATTACAACCAATTCAACCTTTATTAGTGAGAGATTTCAATCTCAATTACCTTTTTTTCCCTCAAAAACTCTTATAGTTGGTGATGAAGCCCATAATTTAGGTTCGCCTCGATTTGTTTCTTGTTTGCCTAAAAACATCAGTTTAAGACTTGCCCTATCCGCAACTCCAGAAAGACATTTTGATAACGATGGCACAGATTTATTAATTGATTATTTTGGAGCAGTTTTACAGCCTGAATTTACTTTAGCAAAAGCATTAAAAAAACAAGCATTAGTTAAATATAATTATTATCCTATTTTAGTAGAATTAAATCAGTATGAAGCGTTAAAATATGCCAAATTGACAAAAAGAATTGGTTGGATATTATCGGAGAATAATAATTTGGAAGATAATCCCCAATTAAAATCACTATTATTACAGAGATCCCGTTTAGTTGCTACTGCTGAAAATAAATTAGTTGCCCTCAAAGAATTAATGCAAAATCATCGAGATATGAAGGCAACTTTGTTTTATTGCGGAGACGGCAGTATGAATAATAATGAAAAGCAATTAGCTGCAGTGACACGTATTTTAGGAAAAGAATTAAATTATCGAGTTAATACTTATACCGCAGAAACACCGGTAGAGGAAAGAGAGATGATTAAACAACAACTGATTACAGGGGAATTGCAGGGAATTGTCGCTATTCGTTGTCTTGATGAGGGAATAGATATACCGATGATAAATAATGCGGTGATTTTAGCTAGTAGTAGTAATCCTCGACAATTCATTCAAAGAAGGGGAAGAATTTTACGTCCTTATAAGGGAAAACAAGAGGCTAATTTATTCGACATGATTGTCATTCCTCCTATTTTAGAAAGAGATATTTGGCAAGTAGAAAAAAGTTTGATGAAAAAAGAATTAGGGCGATTAATTGAGTTTGCAAAATTAGCAAAAAATGCTGATGAAGCTCATAAGGTTTTGAATCTTATTCAAGAAAAATTTTAGACATAATTTATAACAATATTTTATAATCAACATCTAATTAAAAATATAATAATTAGTTCTTCCACAGTGGTTATGATAAATTAAAGGCAAAAGGCAAAGTTAAAAAACCAAGAGGCAAAGGGCAAAACCCCCTTTATCCCACCTCTCGAGGGGGGAGAGCAAAGGTGAATAGTTGAGAATTAAGAATTAAGAATTAAAAACTCCGTTCACGACTGAAAGAAGTGTACGAGAGCAGCAAATTCTCGTCTTTCCTAACACCTGACAGCTAACCTTATGGGATATTCTTAAACTGAACTGAAGTTATTCAATAATTGCAAGAGTGCTTACTCTAACTAATAATTTATATACTCAAAGTAAAAGTAATAGTGTCTAATAATTATCTACTTTTTGGATCTAAACTATCTCTTAAACCATCCCCTAATAAATTAAAAGATAAGACCGTTAAAATAATTAATAAAGCAGGGGGAAAAATTAACCAAGGCTGTAAAACTAAAACAGAAGCATTTGTCGCTAAAGATAGTAAATTACCCCAACTAGGATCTGGTTGTTGAATACCTAAACCAATTAAACTTAATACTGATTCAGCAACGATAAAACTAGGTATAGAAAGGGTTGCAGAAATGATTATATAAGTAGCAGTTTGGGGCAGTATATGTTTAACAATTATATAGAATGAATTAGCACCGATCGCTCTTGCTGATTGTACGAATTCTTGTTCTTTAATGGCTAAAACTTGTCCTCTAATGACTCTAGCCAATCCAGACCAACCAATAAAAGAAGTAATCATAACTATTAATAAAAATCTTTGAGCACTGCTTAAACTGGGGGGTAAAATGGCGGCTAAAGCTACTAATAAATAAATCCCCGGAATGGTCATTAAAACTTCAACTAAACGCATTAAAATACTGTCAATTATTCCGCCAAAATAACCAGCTATTCCGCCTATAAACATCCCTAAAGGAAATGAAATAAGGATACCTATAATACCAATAAATAAACTAATTCTTCCCCCATATAAAATACGACTAAATTGATCTCTACCTTGTTCATCTGTGCCTAATAAATTTATTTTTCCTTCTCCTGTTGTGCCAAACAATTTACGGTTGATGGTAAATCCTGAAAAAATTTCTCTTTCTTCAAATTTAGGGGGCAATGGTAATTTAAGGGCAAAAAGTTGATAGGGTTCAGTTTTTGGGAATAACCGCAAGGGAGAAGGTTTGCTATAATCTATTTCTAAGATGCGATCGCCCGTTTGTAAATCTGTTGCACCTTGGATAGTAGGATAAACATGAGGCCCGATGAATTGTCTCTGTGAATTACGCCAATAAATAGTAGTTGGAGGTAATAATGAGCCGTTTTCCTGAACTGAATAGGGATTATAAGGGGCGATAAAGTCTGCTCCAATTACCATAAAATAGAACAATAGGAGAGTAACCGCCCCCAATTTAGCAAGGGGATTTTTTCTTAATCGGCGCC is a window from the Cyanobacterium sp. Dongsha4 genome containing:
- a CDS encoding DNA phosphorothioation system restriction enzyme; the encoded protein is MITGQNIDQWEVINWQKLIQIFSAKQIHKVAEKRSKYSVYPLNKYPQYPPELILRDYQNQAVINWMKNQGRGTLKMATGSGKTITALAIATELYQHINLEVLLVICPYRHLVLQWEKEAKKFNLSPLLAFQSVYNWQSDLSQQLYQIHQKKQNFLTIITTNSTFISERFQSQLPFFPSKTLIVGDEAHNLGSPRFVSCLPKNISLRLALSATPERHFDNDGTDLLIDYFGAVLQPEFTLAKALKKQALVKYNYYPILVELNQYEALKYAKLTKRIGWILSENNNLEDNPQLKSLLLQRSRLVATAENKLVALKELMQNHRDMKATLFYCGDGSMNNNEKQLAAVTRILGKELNYRVNTYTAETPVEEREMIKQQLITGELQGIVAIRCLDEGIDIPMINNAVILASSSNPRQFIQRRGRILRPYKGKQEANLFDMIVIPPILERDIWQVEKSLMKKELGRLIEFAKLAKNADEAHKVLNLIQEKF
- a CDS encoding ABC transporter permease yields the protein MNWWRRLRKNPLAKLGAVTLLLFYFMVIGADFIAPYNPYSVQENGSLLPPTTIYWRNSQRQFIGPHVYPTIQGATDLQTGDRILEIDYSKPSPLRLFPKTEPYQLFALKLPLPPKFEEREIFSGFTINRKLFGTTGEGKINLLGTDEQGRDQFSRILYGGRISLFIGIIGILISFPLGMFIGGIAGYFGGIIDSILMRLVEVLMTIPGIYLLVALAAILPPSLSSAQRFLLIVMITSFIGWSGLARVIRGQVLAIKEQEFVQSARAIGANSFYIIVKHILPQTATYIIISATLSIPSFIVAESVLSLIGLGIQQPDPSWGNLLSLATNASVLVLQPWLIFPPALLIILTVLSFNLLGDGLRDSLDPKSR